One Chionomys nivalis chromosome 4, mChiNiv1.1, whole genome shotgun sequence genomic region harbors:
- the LOC130873917 gene encoding prothymosin alpha-like, which yields MSYVSVDTSSESTDKDLKKMKEVVEEAVNGRGAPANGNTSKESIDEEEEEDDGKAEDGNKDEETESPVSKHVAEDKGDNDVDTKKQKVIEDD from the coding sequence ATGTCATATGTGTCCGTGGACACCAGCTCTGAGTCCACAGACAAAGActtgaagaaaatgaaggaagttGTGGAGGAAGCAGTGAATGGAAGAGGTGCACCTGCCAATGGGAATACTAGTAAAGAAAGTatagatgaagaagaggaagaagatgatggCAAGGCAGAGGATGGAAataaagatgaggaaactgagagtCCTGTGAGCAAGCATGTAGCTGAAGATAAAGGGGATAATGATGTTGACACCAAAAAGCAGAAGGTCATTGAGGATGACTAG